AGGCAGAGGTCGAGGGACGCCGCGCCCAGATTACGCACCCGGCGGGCTTTGCCTGCCACGCGGACCGCATCGGGTTCCGCGTTCGTCCCGAGGTAGACGCTGAACAGCGTGTCCTTCGGGTCGAACGGCTTCGCGTGAATGGGCTTGTCGTTGAGGGTGGCGCCCCGACTCTTGGCAGCCCGGTACGTCGCCCCGCTGACCAGATCCCGCACCAGACCCTCCTCGACGTCGGCGAGGCGGCTGTGGCCGACGGCGAGCGACACGGAGAACGCAGGCACGCCGCGGAGCGCGTTGTGCGTCCCGTCGACCGGGTCGAGCACGAGGAGCGCGTCGCCTCGACGATCCACGAACCCCGCCTCCTCGCTCAGGACATCGAGGCGGGCCTTCCTCGCCTCAAGCCGCTCAAGGACCGCGGCCTCGGCGACCCGATCGAGGCGGGAGCTCGGCGCCCCGTCGGCCCCGCGGCCGAGGATCTCCCCCGGGTCTCCCTGGATCGTGTCCACGGCGTGCTGGACGGCCATGGCCAGATCCTCCAGGAGGTCCTTCACGGCCCGCGCTACTTCCTTAGTCCTAATAGAACTATTGCTCGAGGCGCGTAGGCGCCCTGGTGCCGATCACGGTCTTGCCCTCGGGCCACGAACCCGATTCCTGCTTCGAACCTAGCGCCACGCGTGGAAGACCACCCGGCGCCGTTCGAGGGTCACGAGAGCCCGGTCGCCCTTGCGTATCCGGGTGAGCACGCCCCCCGACACGGACCGGAGAAGCGAATAGCGGGAGACGAGTTTCACCGTCCGGAAGCCCGCCATGCGCAGCATCGCCTCAACGGCGGAAGGGTTCGGGCCGCACCAGCTCGTCGCGTCGCCATCGAGCTCTCCGCGCGGGTACAAGGCAATCGCCGGCCGCGGGATCGTGAGGAAGTCCACGTGGGTCTCGAGGACGAGCTGGCCGCGGGTCACGTTGAACACACGTTCCAGCGCCAGTAGGGGATGGCGCATGTGATAGAGGACTCCGAGGAACAGGACCAGGTCGAACGTGCCGACTTCCTCCGGCGACAGCTCGAGCACATCAATCGTCCGGTCTTCCACCTTGGAGCGGAGGGCTTTCCGAGCGAGCTCGAACCCCGCCTTCGAACCCCATCCCCCGCCCTGCCACACGTAGGAGTCGGTGGCCAGCACACGTGCCGCGCCCCGGCGTTCCGCTTCAAATGCAAAGAAGCCGTCCCATGCCCCGATATCGAGAACCGTTTTCCCGTCGAGTCGCTCCGGGAGGTCCAGCTTCGACAGGGTCTGGAGGTTGTTGGAAGCCCCCGGCGTGAGGATCCCGCCCCCGAGGTCGATCGTATGCCACCATCGAATCCGGTCCACCTTCCGTTTCAGCTCGGCCGTCTCCGTCGGCGTGCGCTCCGGCTTCGCTGCGTTGCGGCTCGTCCCGCTCGCCCGACGGGAGCAATCTTGAATGTACTTAAACGGGACTGGCGGGCCGACCCGAGTCCACACCTCCTTCCGCCTTCCCTCTGCTACCCGCAATGCCACTCTGACTCCTTCCCCGATCCCGTTCCGCCAAGAATGGCGCAACGAAGCCTCTCCAAAGCAATGCTTATATAGAAGTCCCAACATAGACTTGAGCCCCGGACAGAGGTCCGGGACGTTTCGGAGGCAACTAGACCATGATGCCAGCAGGTACCCCAATCTTCGTTTTGAAGGAAGGGACCCGCCGTGAGCGGGGGAAGGGAGCCCAGTTT
Above is a window of Thermoplasmata archaeon DNA encoding:
- a CDS encoding DUF1698 domain-containing protein, translated to MDRIRWWHTIDLGGGILTPGASNNLQTLSKLDLPERLDGKTVLDIGAWDGFFAFEAERRGAARVLATDSYVWQGGGWGSKAGFELARKALRSKVEDRTIDVLELSPEEVGTFDLVLFLGVLYHMRHPLLALERVFNVTRGQLVLETHVDFLTIPRPAIALYPRGELDGDATSWCGPNPSAVEAMLRMAGFRTVKLVSRYSLLRSVSGGVLTRIRKGDRALVTLERRRVVFHAWR
- a CDS encoding inositol monophosphatase family protein, which encodes MKDLLEDLAMAVQHAVDTIQGDPGEILGRGADGAPSSRLDRVAEAAVLERLEARKARLDVLSEEAGFVDRRGDALLVLDPVDGTHNALRGVPAFSVSLAVGHSRLADVEEGLVRDLVSGATYRAAKSRGATLNDKPIHAKPFDPKDTLFSVYLGTNAEPDAVRVAGKARRVRNLGAASLDLCLVARGAADVYFMHSREERLKLRACDIAAGTLIVREAGGEVLTLDGKGLDMPLTPEAHTDLIAVGDRRVLEMIR